The genomic window CCGCAGCCGGCCCGTCCGCGCGGCAGCATCCGGGACCGAGAAGCTCGCCGGCTGTGGCTGAGGGCAAGGTTGTGAGCCTGGGCCTCACGGGCATCGTGTCCTGCCTTGAGGCTGCCGAGGGCAAGCTGCTGTGGCGCAAGGATCCCTTCCCCGGCGTGACGCCAAGATTCTACACGGCCTCGTCGCCACTCATCACCGATGGGATGGCCATCGTGTATGTCGGCGGTCCGGGCAACGGAGCCCTTGTGGCCTTCGACCTCGCGACCGGAGATGAGAAGTGGCGATGGGGCGGAGAGGGCCCGGACTACAGTTCACCCGTTCTGCTGACCGTCGAGGGAACCAAGCAGGTGGTGTCGCTCTCAGAGAAGGGCGTCGTCGGAGTGGGCGCGGCAGACGGGAAGCTGCTGTGGCAAGTGCCCTTCGCGCCCGCGGGTATGGCGTACAACGCCGCGACGCCGATCGTCGATGGGCAGACTGTGATCTACACGGGATCGGGGCGCGGCACCCATGCGGTGAAGATCGAGAAGAAGGGAGACGGCTTCGCCACGAGCGAGGTATGGACCAACCCGGAGATCGGCTGCCAGTTCTGCACGCCGGTGCTCCAGGGCGGCATGCTCTATGGCCTCTCCCGGTCCGGGAACCTGTTCTGCGTCGATGCGCAGACCGGCAAGACGGCCTGGAGCGATGCTACCTCGCGCGACCGCGGCGGCTTCGGGGCGATGGTGAATCTGGGTTCCGCAATCCTGGCGCTGCCCAGTTCCGGTGAGCTGGTCATCCTCAAGCCCGACAATACTCAGTACTCCGAGTTGGGGCACGTCAAGGTGGCTGATACTGCGACCTATGCCTGCCCCGTGGTGGCGGGGAATCGAATCTTCGTCAAGGACGCGGATAGCTTGACGCTGTGGACTTTGCCCTGACACCCATCAGGGCCAGGCTTAGTGCCCGCGAAGGGGGCGCCGTCCAGTGCTGTGCCTCCCCTCTGGATGGCGCCCTCTACCTTGCCTGATTCCTGCCGCTGACCTCTCGTCCGACTTCTTGGCCGCAGTCACCTCTCCACGCGCCGCGTGGGCTGGCCCCAGAATCGCAGTGTCCTGGTGCCCAGATTCCGTTCACGGTGAGGACACCATCGGGCTCGAAATGCCGTCATAGTAGCGCCGCAGTTCCTTGAGTTGACACAGTGCAACCCCTGTCGTGTACAATGGAGCGACCAGAGTGGGGAGAGTTGTTCCTCTGTCGACTCGGTGAACAGCCTGCAGGATACCGCGACCACCACCGTGCAGCTCGGGAGTACTAGTGTGAACGGTCTCATGCGCCTGCTTCCGTACCTCGTCGTCTGCGCGCTCCCCTTGGCACCCTCCTGCGCTTCACCGACTTACACCATTGCTGATCTTGGCGCCGTGGGCGGCGTCCATAGCTGGGCTGAGGCCCTCAATGACTACGGTCAGGTGGTGGGCTACGCCCGCAACGCCGCCGACTACGACCGTGCCTTCTTGTACTCCGGCGGCACCATCACCGATCTGGGCGACTTTGGCGGCATCAGGGCCTCGGCCTACGGCATCAACAACCTGGGGCAGGTGGTGGGCACTGCCTGGGAAGCTGATGGCGACACGCTGGCCTTCCTGTACACCGGTGGTCCGCTAGCCTCTCTCGGGGGCTTCGGCGGAGGCGATGGCTATGGACGGGACATCAACGAGGCCGGGCTGATCGTAGGATACGCGAACGAGCCGGATGCACACTGGCGCGGGTTCCTGTACTCCGGCGGCACGATGATAGACATCGGCGACCTCGGCGGCACGAACAGCTACTGCAACGCCATCAACGAAGGCGGCGTGATCGTCGGGCGTGCGTACGATGCCTCCGGCAAGACCTACGCCTTCGTGAAGTCCGGCGGCGTGATGACGAACCTGGGTGCGCTCGGAGGCACCAACAGCGAGGCCTGGGACATCAACGAGTCCGGTCTGATCGTGGGAGCAGCCGCGAACGCCAGCAACTGGGGACGCCCCTTCATGTACACCGGCGGGACCATGAGTGATCTGGGGACCCTGGGTGGAGCCTGGGGTGCGGCACTGGGGGTCAACGACGCAGGTTGGGCAGTGGGATGGTCCGATTCGGACCCGACGCCAACAACCGCGAACCGCGCGACCCTCTGGGCGGATGGTGCCACCTACAACGTCACCGACCTGCTGCCCACCGGTAGCGGGTGGACCCTCCTGTCGGCCACGGACATCAACCGTTGGGGCGACATCTGCGGCTACGGCACCTACGGCGGCCATACCCGCGCTTTCCTCGCGACACGCGATGGTGTAAACCGCAACATCCCCGAGCCCGGCTCGATGGCGCTGATGGTCGCCGGACTGGCAGTGCTGGCTCTATGGCGGCGCTGCAGGAGTTAGGCGATAGGGTGGGGGAGGACGAGGGGCGGTCAGCGCCGCGCCTGCACGCTCTCCCGGAAACCGCCCGGAAATGAGGGAAGGAGACCTGACGTTCTGGGCGAATAGGGCCTGCTGTTGGGGGAAGGTTGGCTTACCTCGGGAGGGTTTTGAATGGGTTTGCGTATTGCTCTGGTCTGCGTCTTGGCTGTCGCGTTGTTGCTCCCCACAAGCCCCACCTTCGCCATACCGATGTACAGCGTCATTGACCTGGGTACCCTTGGCGGAAGCTCCAGCTACGCCAAGGGCATCAACGACGGCGGACAGGTGGTGGGCTACTCCGAAGACGCCAGCGGCAACAGCCACGCCTTCCTGTATTCGGGCGGTCCCCTGGCCGATCTGGGCACCTTCGGTGGGAACGACAGCGGCGCCGCAGCCATCAACGCTGGCGGGCAGGTGGCGGGCTACTCGCAAGCCGCCGGCGGCCTCGCCCACGCCTTCCTGTATTCGGGCGGCCCCCTGGCCGACCTCGGCACTCTGGGCGGAGCCTACAGCTACGCCACGGGCATCAACGACGGTGGGCAGGTGGCGGGCTACTCGCAAGCCGCCGACGGCAGCAGTCACGCCTTCCTGTATTCGGGCGGTCCCCTGGCCGACCTCGGCACCTTCGGGGGAAGCAACAGCTATGCCACTGGTATCAACGACGGCGGGCAGGTGGCTGGCTACGTCTGGTACTCCAGTGGCTACGAGCATGCGTTCCTGTACTCCGGCGGCACTGTGAACGACCTTGGCACGTTGGGGGGACCCGACTCCAGTGCGTGGGGCATCAGCGGGAGCGGGCAGGTGGTGGGCTTCTCTACGACTTCCGACGGCTACGACCACGCCTTCCTCTACGCAGGCGGCCCTCTCACCGACCTCGGTACCCTGGGCGGGAACGTGAGCAGAGCCAGCGGGATCAATGGCACTGGACAGGTGGTCGGGGCCGCCGAGGACCCCAGCCACGCACTCCACGCCTTCCTGTGGGACGGGGGGACGATGTACGATCTGAACGGCCTTCTTTCAGGCAGCACCAGCCTGACGCTCAGAGGTGCCACGGGCATCAACGACCGAGGGGACGTCTGTGGGTTCGGCCTGGACGCCGAGGGGGCGACGCATGCGTTCCTGCTGAAACGGGACGAGATCCCCGAGCCCGGCTCGATGGCGCTGATGGTCGCCGGACTGGCGGCGCTGGCTCTATGGCGGCGCCGCAGGAGTTAGGCGATAGGGCTTACCGGCTACCCTCCTCGTTTCCTCCAGAGTCTCTTGCCCCGACGAAGTCCGGACCGCCGGCTGCAGCGTATCCGTTGCTCGCGCCCTTCACGTCCGAGGCCATCCAGAAGGAGCACAGGCTGCCCTGGAGGAGCGTGAACCTGAAGCGCACCTTCTGTCCGGCCAGGGCGTTCAGGCCGTCCACTCCCTGCCACTTCACCGGCATCAGCGTCGCCTTGCTCATGCAGGTCGTTCCCGATACCGGGCTCCCCTTCTGCCCCGACCGACCGTCCCCGAACCTCCGGGGAGGAGGACGCGACTGGTCGGCGAAGTCAGCGGCAGGAGACGTGGCCTGGATCAGGTTGCGGCCTTGTGATAGCGAAGGGAGATGCCTGATGGTGCACAGCGACTCGGACGCGTCCCTCCTTGATGGCACCCGATTGCGTGCGCTCTACAAGTACCTGCGTGTGGTCGATGTGTGCGATGCGTTGGACGGCATCGGCTACTTCAGCCTCACGCTCCTGTCTCGCGACATCCGACCGCTGTGGCCCGGGATGCGCTTCTGGGGGAGCGCGCTCACGATCCGCTGCGTTCCGGCCCGGCGCCCAATGTGGAAGCTCTCGACGACCGAGGACATCGTGAAGGCGCACGGACTGTGGTTCAGCGAAGTGGGCAACGTCGACTACGCTTCCCTGATACAGCCGGGCCATGTGCTGGTCACCGACACCGGCGGCAGCGGCGAAGTTGGGTTCTGGGGATCGAACAACTCGCTCGGCGTCATGGCCCGCGGGGCAGTGGGCATCGTGACCGATGGCTACTGCCGCGACACGGCGGAGGTCGCTCGACAGCGCACGCCGATCTGTGCCCGGGCCATCGGTCGCACGATCATCCCCGGCCGC from Armatimonadia bacterium includes these protein-coding regions:
- a CDS encoding RraA family protein encodes the protein MVHSDSDASLLDGTRLRALYKYLRVVDVCDALDGIGYFSLTLLSRDIRPLWPGMRFWGSALTIRCVPARRPMWKLSTTEDIVKAHGLWFSEVGNVDYASLIQPGHVLVTDTGGSGEVGFWGSNNSLGVMARGAVGIVTDGYCRDTAEVARQRTPICARAIGRTIIPGRIEAIEVQTTIGCGGVQVRPEDILGCDDDGVVVVPLEVAQEVAIHARAVLLADMKGRRGLYERLGMPMDETVDVATVERYYEDLDEELRSGG
- a CDS encoding PEP-CTERM sorting domain-containing protein, which codes for MNGLMRLLPYLVVCALPLAPSCASPTYTIADLGAVGGVHSWAEALNDYGQVVGYARNAADYDRAFLYSGGTITDLGDFGGIRASAYGINNLGQVVGTAWEADGDTLAFLYTGGPLASLGGFGGGDGYGRDINEAGLIVGYANEPDAHWRGFLYSGGTMIDIGDLGGTNSYCNAINEGGVIVGRAYDASGKTYAFVKSGGVMTNLGALGGTNSEAWDINESGLIVGAAANASNWGRPFMYTGGTMSDLGTLGGAWGAALGVNDAGWAVGWSDSDPTPTTANRATLWADGATYNVTDLLPTGSGWTLLSATDINRWGDICGYGTYGGHTRAFLATRDGVNRNIPEPGSMALMVAGLAVLALWRRCRS
- a CDS encoding PEP-CTERM sorting domain-containing protein codes for the protein MGLRIALVCVLAVALLLPTSPTFAIPMYSVIDLGTLGGSSSYAKGINDGGQVVGYSEDASGNSHAFLYSGGPLADLGTFGGNDSGAAAINAGGQVAGYSQAAGGLAHAFLYSGGPLADLGTLGGAYSYATGINDGGQVAGYSQAADGSSHAFLYSGGPLADLGTFGGSNSYATGINDGGQVAGYVWYSSGYEHAFLYSGGTVNDLGTLGGPDSSAWGISGSGQVVGFSTTSDGYDHAFLYAGGPLTDLGTLGGNVSRASGINGTGQVVGAAEDPSHALHAFLWDGGTMYDLNGLLSGSTSLTLRGATGINDRGDVCGFGLDAEGATHAFLLKRDEIPEPGSMALMVAGLAALALWRRRRS
- a CDS encoding PQQ-binding-like beta-propeller repeat protein; this encodes MKATNRLAAVMMVCVLVTCVGCALAQDWPQWRGPARDGKVAAFTAPPTWPAAFTQKWKVSVGAGDGTPALVGERLYVFTRQGDQEVISCLNAGDGSQVWQDKYTAPAAAGPSARQHPGPRSSPAVAEGKVVSLGLTGIVSCLEAAEGKLLWRKDPFPGVTPRFYTASSPLITDGMAIVYVGGPGNGALVAFDLATGDEKWRWGGEGPDYSSPVLLTVEGTKQVVSLSEKGVVGVGAADGKLLWQVPFAPAGMAYNAATPIVDGQTVIYTGSGRGTHAVKIEKKGDGFATSEVWTNPEIGCQFCTPVLQGGMLYGLSRSGNLFCVDAQTGKTAWSDATSRDRGGFGAMVNLGSAILALPSSGELVILKPDNTQYSELGHVKVADTATYACPVVAGNRIFVKDADSLTLWTLP